Proteins from a single region of Palaemon carinicauda isolate YSFRI2023 chromosome 1, ASM3689809v2, whole genome shotgun sequence:
- the LOC137639523 gene encoding uncharacterized protein translates to MAAHSGPIVVAAHSGPIVMAAHSGSIVMAAHSGSIVVAAHSGPIVMAAHSGSIVMAAHSGSIVVAAHSGHIVVAAHSSPIVMAAHSGHIVVAAHSGPVVMAAHSGPIVVAAHSGPIVVAAHSRGRSQWA, encoded by the coding sequence atggccgcccatagtgggcctatagtcgtggccgcccatagtgggcctaTAGTCATGGCCGCCCATAGTGGGTCTATAGTCATGGCCGCCCATAGTGGGTCtatagtcgtggccgcccatagtgggcctaTAGTCATGGCCGCCCATAGTGGGTCTATAGTCATGGCCGCCCATAGTGGGTCtatagtcgtggccgcccatagtgggcatatagtcgtggccgcccatagtaGTCCTATAGTcatggccgcccatagtgggcatatagtcgtggccgcccatagtgggcctgtagtcatggccgcccatagtgggcctatagtcgtggccgcccatagtgggcctatagtcgtggccgcccatagtcGTGGCCGCTCACAGTGGGCCTGA